In one window of Desulfonatronum thioautotrophicum DNA:
- the ilvD gene encoding dihydroxy-acid dehydratase, which produces MRSDTMTKGLEKAPHRSLLHALGMTRDEMRRPLIGVVNSANEVVPGHIHLHTISQAVKDGIRSAGGTPMEFPVIGICDGLAMNHPGMHYSLPSREIIADSIEAMAMGHPFDALVCVPNCDKVVPAMLMAMLRLNIPSILVSGGPMLAGAWQGKPVDLISVFEGVGKVRKGQMRQDELDELEACACPGCGSCSGMFTANSMNCLSEAIGLALPGNGTIPAVTAARIRLAKQAGAQVMELLAKNLRPRDIVTPAAVRNAVTADMALGCSTNTVLHLPAIFAEADLDLNLGIFDELSRSTPNLCRLSPAGSHHMEDLHRAGGIPAVLAELAKADLLDLSVQTVTGATLGDNLQSQGATVRDDQVIRPISAPYSPEGGIAILKGSLAPDGAVVKQSAVAQEMLVRTSTARVFEGEEEAVAAILDGKINPGDALIIRNEGPKGGPGMREMLTPTSAIAGMGLDKDVALITDGRFSGGTRGAAIGHASPEAVEGGPIGLVREGDQIEIDIPGRKLNLLVSEQELATRRESWQPRQREITSPFLRRYARLAASAAQGAVFAR; this is translated from the coding sequence ATGCGCAGCGACACCATGACCAAGGGCCTGGAAAAAGCCCCGCACCGTTCCCTTCTGCACGCCCTGGGCATGACCAGGGATGAAATGCGTCGGCCGCTGATCGGCGTGGTCAATTCGGCCAACGAGGTGGTGCCGGGCCACATCCATCTGCATACCATCTCCCAGGCGGTCAAGGACGGTATCCGTTCCGCCGGGGGCACGCCCATGGAATTCCCGGTGATCGGGATCTGTGACGGACTGGCCATGAACCATCCGGGCATGCACTACAGCCTGCCCAGCCGGGAGATCATCGCCGACTCCATCGAGGCCATGGCCATGGGCCACCCTTTCGACGCCCTGGTCTGCGTTCCCAACTGCGACAAGGTGGTTCCGGCCATGCTCATGGCCATGCTCCGGCTAAACATCCCGTCCATCCTGGTCAGCGGCGGGCCGATGCTGGCCGGAGCCTGGCAGGGCAAGCCCGTGGATCTGATCTCGGTTTTCGAAGGGGTGGGCAAGGTGCGCAAAGGCCAGATGCGCCAGGACGAACTGGACGAACTGGAGGCCTGCGCCTGTCCGGGCTGTGGCTCCTGTTCCGGGATGTTCACGGCTAATTCCATGAACTGTCTGTCCGAGGCTATCGGCCTGGCCCTGCCCGGCAACGGAACCATCCCGGCGGTGACCGCGGCCCGGATCCGGCTGGCCAAGCAGGCCGGAGCCCAGGTCATGGAGCTGCTGGCCAAAAACCTCCGGCCCCGGGATATCGTCACCCCGGCCGCGGTGCGCAATGCTGTGACCGCGGACATGGCCCTGGGCTGTTCCACCAACACCGTGCTGCACCTGCCGGCGATCTTTGCCGAGGCGGACCTGGATCTGAACCTGGGTATATTTGATGAGCTGAGCCGGAGTACGCCGAATCTATGCCGGCTCTCCCCGGCGGGCAGCCACCACATGGAGGACCTGCACCGGGCCGGGGGCATCCCGGCGGTCCTGGCCGAGCTGGCCAAGGCCGATCTGCTGGACCTGTCCGTGCAGACCGTTACCGGCGCAACTCTTGGAGACAATCTGCAATCGCAGGGAGCTACAGTACGGGACGATCAGGTTATCCGGCCCATCAGCGCGCCCTACAGCCCGGAGGGCGGGATCGCCATTCTCAAAGGCTCCCTGGCCCCGGACGGCGCGGTGGTCAAACAGTCCGCCGTGGCCCAGGAAATGCTGGTGCGAACCTCCACAGCCCGGGTCTTTGAAGGCGAGGAAGAGGCCGTGGCCGCCATCTTGGACGGCAAAATCAACCCCGGCGACGCCCTGATCATCCGCAACGAAGGCCCCAAGGGCGGCCCCGGAATGCGGGAGATGCTCACCCCCACCTCGGCCATTGCCGGGATGGGACTGGACAAGGATGTGGCCCTGATCACCGACGGCCGGTTCAGCGGCGGCACCCGCGGCGCGGCCATCGGCCACGCATCCCCGGAAGCCGTGGAAGGCGGGCCCATCGGATTGGTCCGGGAAGGCGACCAGATCGAAATCGACATTCCCGGCCGGAAGCTGAACCTGCTGGTCAGCGAGCAGGAACTCGCCACCCGGCGCGAATCCTGGCAACCCCGCCAACGCGAAATCACCTCCCCTTTTCTGCGCCGCTACGCTCGCTTGGCCGCGTCAGCGGCCCAGGGTGCGGTGTTTGCCAGGTAG
- a CDS encoding DUF6946 family protein, producing MSRIYIPTSSAEQWAQFLAEPTKHWRQGYSARTLAYSWQEAGGFPSEVGSVLAAAFPSAELLLALPEYKVPLPGGSRASQNDIWVLARSGGQLISIAVEGKVSEPFGPTVQEWQAESSPGKVERLSYLLSLLGLSAVPDTTRYQLLHRTASAIIEAQRFNAAHAVMLVHSFSQSSEWFQDYAAFASLMGGSATENSIVSVGLCSGVSLHLVWVRGNAHYLSK from the coding sequence GTGAGCCGAATCTACATTCCAACTTCAAGTGCGGAGCAATGGGCGCAGTTTCTCGCCGAGCCGACCAAACATTGGCGTCAGGGTTATTCCGCCCGCACCCTCGCATACTCGTGGCAAGAGGCTGGCGGCTTCCCTTCCGAGGTCGGTTCTGTTCTCGCGGCTGCTTTCCCGTCGGCAGAGCTTCTGCTGGCCTTACCTGAATACAAGGTTCCGTTGCCCGGTGGTTCTCGCGCATCACAAAACGACATTTGGGTTCTTGCCCGTTCCGGGGGACAGCTCATTTCCATCGCCGTAGAGGGCAAGGTTTCAGAGCCATTCGGCCCCACAGTTCAAGAGTGGCAAGCAGAGTCCAGCCCCGGCAAGGTGGAGCGGCTTTCATACCTTCTTTCGTTACTGGGTCTGTCCGCAGTCCCAGACACCACGCGCTATCAACTTCTGCATCGCACGGCATCAGCCATAATCGAAGCCCAGCGCTTCAACGCGGCCCATGCGGTCATGCTGGTTCACTCGTTCAGCCAATCCAGCGAGTGGTTTCAAGACTACGCGGCATTTGCCTCGCTCATGGGCGGCAGTGCTACAGAAAACAGCATTGTTTCTGTTGGCCTTTGTTCCGGCGTTTCACTTCATCTGGTATGGGTGCGCGGCAATGCTCACTACCTTTCCAAGTAG
- a CDS encoding type II toxin-antitoxin system HicA family toxin, with protein MSKLPVVSGAEIFSALEHLGFVVTRQRGSHIMMRRDSYGCVVPKHREVKIGTLVGLLKQAGISPVEFVKALNA; from the coding sequence ATGTCTAAGTTGCCGGTCGTGTCAGGCGCTGAGATATTCAGTGCCTTGGAACACTTGGGTTTTGTGGTCACTCGCCAGCGCGGAAGTCACATAATGATGCGCCGTGATTCTTATGGCTGTGTTGTACCCAAGCATCGTGAAGTGAAAATCGGAACATTGGTTGGTCTTCTCAAGCAAGCCGGCATTTCACCCGTAGAATTTGTCAAGGCGCTGAATGCCTGA
- a CDS encoding class I SAM-dependent methyltransferase translates to MADDYKLLIDLHKQGYRQGPGGDVETEQALNLAMIDRVAPLKIADIGCGTGASALLLARLLNAQVTAVDFLQEFLDVLNERAESAGIADRISTLACSMDNLPFATEELDVIWSEGAIYNIGFEKGVADWRRFLKAGGLLVVSEITWLTDSRPAELQKHWDNEYPEINVASAKVRVLEKHGFSPVGCFVLPEHCWLDQYYRPMQARFEDFLKRNGNSEEARAVVTAEQQEIDLYETYKAHISYGVYIAKKTD, encoded by the coding sequence ATGGCCGATGATTACAAACTCCTGATCGACCTACATAAACAAGGCTATCGTCAGGGACCGGGCGGGGATGTCGAGACGGAACAGGCGCTCAACCTGGCCATGATCGATCGGGTTGCACCGCTGAAGATCGCGGATATTGGGTGTGGTACCGGGGCATCCGCCCTTCTGCTTGCCCGGCTCTTGAATGCCCAAGTCACGGCCGTGGACTTCCTTCAGGAATTCCTGGACGTGCTGAATGAACGAGCCGAAAGCGCTGGGATTGCAGATCGCATCTCGACGCTTGCATGCTCCATGGACAACCTGCCATTCGCCACCGAAGAGTTGGACGTCATTTGGTCCGAGGGAGCCATCTACAACATCGGATTCGAAAAGGGTGTAGCTGATTGGCGGCGTTTCCTGAAGGCGGGTGGCCTGCTGGTTGTCTCCGAGATCACATGGCTCACGGACTCTCGACCAGCGGAGCTTCAGAAACACTGGGACAACGAGTATCCCGAAATCAATGTAGCTTCGGCGAAGGTCCGGGTTCTGGAGAAACACGGTTTTTCGCCAGTAGGGTGCTTTGTGTTACCAGAACATTGCTGGCTGGACCAGTATTACCGACCCATGCAGGCAAGATTCGAAGATTTCCTAAAGCGGAATGGGAACAGTGAAGAAGCTCGCGCAGTCGTGACGGCAGAACAACAGGAAATCGACCTCTACGAGACATACAAAGCCCATATCAGCTATGGAGTGTATATCGCGAAAAAAACGGACTGA
- the tnpA gene encoding IS200/IS605 family transposase translates to MPQSLSNILLHFVFSTKNREPLIPPELEPELYAYIAAIHKNMACPLLKIGGTENHLHILCLLERVVTVSKLLEEVKKSSSKWIKNKDDRLAGFAWQVGYGAFSIGMSNMEALEQYIMRQKTHHQQVSFEDEYRALLKKYRVEWDEKYVWD, encoded by the coding sequence GTGCCACAATCACTATCCAATATTCTGCTCCATTTCGTATTCAGCACCAAGAACCGGGAGCCGCTGATCCCCCCCGAACTGGAACCCGAACTCTACGCCTACATCGCAGCTATCCACAAAAACATGGCCTGCCCGTTGCTGAAAATCGGCGGGACGGAAAACCATCTGCATATTCTTTGCCTGTTGGAACGCGTTGTTACGGTGAGTAAACTACTGGAAGAAGTGAAAAAGAGTTCCTCGAAATGGATCAAAAACAAAGATGATCGCCTGGCGGGTTTTGCCTGGCAGGTCGGGTATGGTGCGTTTTCCATTGGCATGTCGAATATGGAGGCGTTGGAACAATACATCATGCGGCAAAAGACGCACCATCAACAGGTAAGTTTTGAAGATGAGTATCGCGCGTTGTTGAAAAAATACCGCGTCGAATGGGACGAGAAATATGTCTGGGATTGA
- a CDS encoding GNAT family N-acetyltransferase, with the protein MHIRPLTPDDAPFLWEALYHAVFVPPGEEAPAYEIVTHPELKCYVAGWMRHPGDFGFVVEENGVRIGAAWLRRWSGRERGFGFVDEETPELSMALLPEYRGRGIGTRLLRHLLSAAEEFCDAVSLSVSEMNPARRLYEREGFMAFRAPEDESITMIKRFTSGNTAQQLWGLNSERGYAR; encoded by the coding sequence ATGCACATACGACCTCTCACTCCTGATGACGCCCCATTTCTCTGGGAGGCTCTGTACCATGCTGTATTTGTGCCGCCCGGTGAGGAGGCGCCAGCGTATGAAATTGTGACGCATCCGGAACTCAAGTGCTATGTTGCGGGTTGGATGAGGCACCCGGGCGACTTTGGATTTGTCGTGGAGGAAAATGGCGTGCGTATTGGAGCAGCATGGCTGCGGCGCTGGTCTGGCCGTGAGCGAGGCTTCGGGTTCGTTGATGAGGAAACACCAGAGCTATCAATGGCGCTTCTTCCTGAGTATCGCGGACGGGGTATAGGGACCAGGCTGCTACGTCACTTACTGTCCGCAGCCGAGGAGTTCTGCGACGCCGTGAGCTTGAGCGTATCGGAGATGAACCCGGCTCGGCGACTGTATGAGCGAGAGGGATTCATGGCTTTCAGGGCGCCGGAAGACGAGTCCATTACGATGATTAAGAGATTTACATCCGGAAATACAGCCCAACAGTTATGGGGATTAAATTCGGAGCGCGGTTATGCAAGATGA
- a CDS encoding YdeI/OmpD-associated family protein, with product MQDDMSNLTREQQSMPDFVKRALLERGLMGAYDGRPPYQRNDYLLWINSAKRQETKEKRLDQMLDELEAGGIYMNMRHPASRKI from the coding sequence ATGCAAGATGACATGTCGAACCTCACGAGGGAACAACAATCTATGCCTGATTTCGTCAAGCGTGCTTTGCTTGAGAGGGGGCTCATGGGGGCATACGATGGAAGACCACCGTACCAAAGAAATGACTATCTGCTCTGGATCAATAGCGCCAAACGGCAAGAAACCAAGGAAAAGCGTTTGGATCAAATGCTTGACGAACTTGAAGCCGGGGGTATCTATATGAACATGCGGCATCCGGCCTCAAGGAAGATATAG
- a CDS encoding class I SAM-dependent methyltransferase: MAPWTRRQRKLLEVGCGTGRFLQFFWESGFDVTGLDASPAMLELARERLGHRADLHLGRAEHLPFRDKEFDVVALLTLLEFCPDPEPVLQEALRVARKAILLTFLNKQSWYGLCTRGSPLRKKNGLLDQARWFSWWEIQAMLYRHAGPRPMVGGSVLIGPKRTWSANSTWRKLNCRLWPPYLGAYAGVRCDLVGDKPLTPILAWKEKAKLRPLEQPASSGVNRNDEGR, encoded by the coding sequence ATGGCCCCCTGGACCCGCAGGCAGCGGAAGCTGCTGGAGGTGGGGTGCGGGACAGGGCGGTTTTTGCAATTTTTCTGGGAGAGCGGGTTTGACGTCACCGGTCTGGATGCCTCACCGGCCATGCTGGAATTGGCCCGGGAGCGGCTTGGGCACCGGGCTGATCTGCACTTGGGCCGGGCCGAGCACCTGCCGTTTCGGGACAAGGAGTTCGATGTGGTGGCGCTCCTGACCCTTTTGGAATTCTGCCCCGATCCGGAGCCGGTCTTGCAGGAAGCCCTGCGCGTGGCCCGCAAGGCCATTCTGCTCACGTTTTTGAACAAACAGTCCTGGTATGGCCTCTGTACCCGGGGTTCCCCGCTACGCAAAAAAAACGGACTGCTGGATCAGGCCCGCTGGTTCTCCTGGTGGGAGATTCAGGCCATGTTGTATCGGCATGCCGGGCCGCGTCCCATGGTCGGGGGATCCGTGCTCATCGGACCGAAAAGAACCTGGTCCGCCAACTCCACCTGGCGAAAGTTGAATTGTCGGTTGTGGCCGCCGTACCTGGGGGCCTACGCCGGGGTGCGCTGCGATCTGGTGGGGGACAAGCCGCTTACGCCGATACTGGCATGGAAGGAAAAGGCCAAGCTTCGCCCGCTGGAGCAACCGGCTTCGTCCGGGGTGAACCGGAACGATGAGGGCCGATAG
- a CDS encoding ATP-dependent helicase, whose protein sequence is MTIDFQSHLNPAQWQAVHSSTGPLLVIAGAGSGKTRTIAYRLAHLVHQGVAPETILLLTFTRKAAQEMLHRAARLIGRELGGVAGGTFHAFASSVLRRYAPALGYPDRFTIMDAPDMRDLLGQVRGDLGLGKGDKAFPKKATILGMISKSRNKELDLVQLLEQETPHLLPYADDIQHIAEAYAAFKLRHGLMDYDDLLFNLERLLLERQDLSDFLRQRHGHVMVDEFQDTNKVQARLVQLLAGDGHGMMVVGDDAQSIYAFRGAEVRNILAFPKTYPNTTIIRLEENYRSAQPILDLTNALLQNAATHFEKHLFSRRTEGPKPQLIHTISDQTQAKVVVDKILELSQECRLRDIAVLFRAGYQSYPVEMLLNKIGLRFRKFGGLKFTEAAHIKDVLAYLRLVANPADLPAWQRAVAHVKGMGPKTCTRFCQALLEGDQKKIAQVEKKFPDVSAAFSLINGLRREKPAPSPALERILEFYQPMFQERYPDDYPRRQAGLDQLQQIAAGFDDLDALLAELTLESPEEGGDADAEPEDYVVLSTVHSAKGLEWKAVLVIDLVNGRFPSRHALEQSDDLEEERRLLYVACTRARDHLALFIPSSVFNRFMGGSEPAEPSLFVRELPPNCYQEWREDYLGRLEPRKHGKPTRSASRSSKQVPPPPPTRPSPAPEKSGTPRPSSLGYCHHKIFGRGKLVEFLPPNRYRVNFTGFGLKTIMADFLTMDR, encoded by the coding sequence ATGACCATTGATTTTCAAAGCCACCTCAATCCGGCCCAATGGCAGGCTGTCCACTCCAGCACCGGACCATTGCTGGTCATTGCCGGAGCCGGAAGCGGCAAGACCCGGACCATTGCCTATCGCCTGGCCCATCTGGTGCACCAGGGCGTTGCCCCGGAAACCATTCTCCTGCTTACTTTCACCCGCAAGGCGGCCCAGGAGATGCTCCATCGGGCCGCCCGGCTGATCGGACGGGAGCTGGGCGGCGTGGCCGGCGGCACGTTTCACGCCTTTGCCAGTTCCGTTCTGCGCCGCTACGCCCCGGCCCTGGGCTACCCGGACCGCTTCACGATCATGGACGCCCCGGACATGCGCGACCTGCTCGGCCAAGTCCGCGGCGACCTTGGCCTGGGCAAGGGCGACAAGGCCTTTCCCAAAAAGGCGACCATTCTGGGCATGATCAGCAAATCCCGGAACAAGGAGCTGGACCTGGTCCAACTCCTGGAACAGGAGACGCCGCACCTGCTGCCCTATGCCGACGACATCCAGCACATTGCCGAGGCCTACGCCGCGTTCAAACTGCGCCACGGCCTGATGGACTACGACGACCTGCTTTTCAACCTGGAACGTCTGCTCCTGGAACGCCAGGATCTGAGCGACTTCCTGCGTCAACGTCACGGCCACGTGATGGTGGACGAGTTCCAGGACACGAACAAGGTCCAGGCCAGGCTGGTCCAGCTTCTGGCCGGAGACGGGCACGGAATGATGGTCGTGGGCGACGACGCCCAGTCCATATACGCCTTTCGCGGAGCCGAAGTGCGCAATATCCTGGCCTTCCCCAAGACCTACCCGAACACGACCATCATTCGTCTCGAAGAAAACTACCGCTCGGCCCAGCCCATCCTGGACCTGACCAACGCCCTGCTCCAAAACGCCGCCACCCACTTTGAAAAACACCTCTTTTCCCGCCGCACCGAGGGCCCCAAGCCGCAACTGATCCATACCATCAGCGACCAGACCCAGGCCAAGGTCGTGGTGGACAAGATTCTGGAACTGTCCCAAGAGTGCCGGCTGCGGGACATTGCCGTGCTCTTTCGGGCCGGGTACCAGTCCTATCCCGTGGAAATGCTGCTGAACAAGATCGGCCTGCGCTTTCGCAAATTCGGCGGGCTGAAATTCACCGAAGCCGCGCACATCAAGGATGTCCTGGCCTATTTACGCCTGGTCGCCAACCCGGCGGACCTGCCGGCCTGGCAGCGGGCCGTAGCCCATGTCAAAGGCATGGGACCAAAGACCTGCACCCGGTTCTGCCAGGCCCTCCTGGAGGGCGATCAAAAGAAAATCGCCCAGGTGGAAAAAAAATTCCCGGATGTTTCCGCGGCCTTCAGCCTGATCAACGGCCTGCGCCGGGAAAAACCCGCGCCAAGTCCGGCCCTGGAGCGCATCCTGGAATTCTACCAGCCCATGTTCCAGGAGCGCTATCCGGATGACTACCCCCGGCGCCAGGCCGGACTGGATCAGTTGCAGCAGATCGCCGCGGGCTTTGATGATCTGGACGCCCTCCTGGCCGAGCTGACCCTGGAAAGCCCGGAAGAGGGCGGAGATGCGGATGCCGAGCCCGAGGACTACGTGGTGCTGTCCACGGTGCACTCGGCCAAGGGCCTGGAATGGAAGGCCGTGCTGGTCATCGACCTGGTCAATGGTCGATTCCCGTCCAGGCATGCCCTGGAGCAATCCGATGACCTGGAAGAAGAACGCCGACTGCTGTACGTAGCCTGCACCCGGGCCAGAGACCACCTCGCCCTGTTCATCCCGTCGTCGGTCTTTAACCGGTTCATGGGCGGCAGCGAACCGGCCGAGCCCAGCCTTTTTGTCAGGGAATTACCCCCGAATTGCTACCAGGAGTGGCGCGAAGACTACCTGGGCCGCCTGGAACCAAGGAAACACGGTAAGCCCACCCGCTCCGCGTCCCGGAGCAGCAAGCAGGTTCCACCGCCGCCCCCGACCAGGCCATCACCCGCACCGGAGAAGTCGGGCACTCCGCGGCCCTCGTCCTTGGGCTACTGCCACCACAAGATATTTGGTCGAGGCAAGCTCGTCGAATTCCTGCCGCCCAACAGATACCGCGTCAATTTTACCGGCTTCGGCCTGAAGACCATCATGGCCGATTTTTTAACCATGGACCGCTGA
- a CDS encoding alkaline phosphatase family protein — protein sequence MTDATARPRLVVLGLDGLPYSTACRLCRAGHLPNLARIALTPLARPIQAELPELSPVNWTSFFTAAGPEEHGIFGFTRLDPRSYSVHVADFTQVRGRTLFDRLGDHGLTSRVVNLPNTYPARPLKGMLVAGFVAQDLARATFPPFLAHQLRSAGYTLETDTTQGGANLGYLLNMLDHTLHGRGAALNLLWPDLAWDLFVFVLTETDRLGHFLFPALEQADHPWHGPSMNFLRRWDDLVGDILERYDRLPEPKRLLVLADHGFTSLDMEMDLNAWLREQGLFYVDTAPRNELDGQAISAKSRAFALDPGRIYLHTPRFARGTIPPGEAAELARRIKAELLRLQWQGRPVIREVLSWQEAYPKGAALPHPMNRIPADPAMPDLLCIPHRGFSLRAKFDQPTTFSKADRLGCHTPDDAFFYDSQPPQATPGPVRVRDVGRAVLEHFNAQDPLITLR from the coding sequence ATGACTGACGCTACCGCGCGGCCCAGACTCGTCGTGCTGGGACTGGATGGCCTGCCCTATTCCACCGCATGCCGGCTGTGTCGCGCAGGCCACCTGCCCAATCTGGCCCGGATCGCCCTGACTCCCCTGGCTCGGCCCATTCAGGCCGAACTGCCGGAATTGTCCCCGGTGAACTGGACCTCGTTTTTCACCGCCGCCGGGCCGGAGGAGCACGGGATTTTCGGCTTTACCCGCCTGGATCCCCGGAGCTACTCCGTGCATGTCGCAGACTTCACCCAGGTTCGCGGCAGAACACTTTTTGACCGCCTGGGCGACCACGGCCTGACGTCCCGGGTGGTCAACCTGCCCAACACCTACCCGGCCAGGCCGCTCAAGGGCATGCTGGTGGCCGGATTCGTGGCCCAGGACCTGGCCAGGGCCACCTTTCCGCCTTTTTTGGCCCACCAGCTGCGCTCCGCCGGATACACCCTGGAGACGGACACCACCCAGGGTGGCGCCAATCTGGGCTATCTGTTGAACATGCTGGACCACACCCTGCACGGCCGCGGGGCGGCCCTGAACCTGCTCTGGCCCGATCTGGCCTGGGATCTGTTTGTTTTCGTGCTCACGGAAACCGATCGCCTGGGACATTTCCTTTTTCCAGCCCTGGAGCAGGCCGACCACCCCTGGCACGGCCCCAGCATGAACTTTCTGCGTCGCTGGGACGACCTGGTGGGCGACATCCTGGAACGCTACGACCGGCTCCCCGAGCCGAAACGCCTGCTGGTTCTGGCTGATCACGGCTTCACCAGTCTGGACATGGAGATGGACCTGAACGCCTGGTTGCGGGAACAGGGCCTTTTTTACGTTGATACGGCGCCGCGCAACGAACTGGACGGTCAGGCCATCTCCGCCAAAAGCCGGGCCTTTGCCCTGGACCCCGGCCGGATTTATCTGCATACTCCCCGCTTTGCCCGCGGAACGATCCCGCCCGGCGAGGCCGCGGAACTGGCCCGGCGCATCAAGGCCGAGCTGTTGCGCCTCCAGTGGCAGGGACGGCCGGTGATCAGGGAGGTTCTGTCCTGGCAAGAAGCCTACCCGAAAGGAGCCGCGCTGCCGCATCCCATGAACCGGATACCAGCCGACCCGGCCATGCCTGATCTGCTCTGCATCCCGCACCGGGGCTTTTCCTTGCGGGCCAAATTCGACCAGCCCACGACCTTCAGCAAGGCAGACCGCTTGGGCTGCCATACCCCGGACGATGCGTTTTTTTACGATTCCCAGCCTCCCCAGGCAACGCCCGGTCCGGTTCGGGTCCGGGATGTGGGCCGGGCGGTCCTCGAGCACTTCAACGCCCAGGATCCGCTGATTACCCTGCGCTGA
- a CDS encoding class I fructose-bisphosphate aldolase, which produces MGYSVEEMLGARAEELLAFQTPKISRDLLHLPGPDFVDRVYAQSDRNNRVLGNLAWLFNHGRLGGTGYLSILPVDQGVEHAGGASFAKNPIYFDPENIIRLAMEGGCNAVASTFGVLGAMARTYAHKIPFIVKINHNELLTMPNSFDQILYGTVEQAYEMGAAAVGATIYFGSEESGGQIVEIAEAFARAHELGMATILWCYLRNPAFKKDQDYHAAADLTGQANHLGVTIQADIIKQKLPENNGGYAALNMGDSSYGKFDKRIYTELASDHPIDLCRYQVANCYMGRIGLINSGGASGENDFADAAITAVINKRAGGSGLISGRKAFQRPLDEGVKLLHTIQDVYLDATVTIP; this is translated from the coding sequence ATGGGGTATTCAGTGGAAGAAATGTTGGGGGCACGGGCCGAAGAGCTGTTGGCGTTTCAGACGCCGAAGATATCCAGGGACCTGTTGCACCTGCCGGGTCCGGATTTCGTGGATCGGGTCTATGCCCAATCCGACCGGAATAACCGGGTGTTGGGCAATCTGGCATGGCTGTTCAACCATGGCCGCCTGGGCGGGACCGGGTATCTGTCGATTCTGCCCGTGGACCAGGGCGTGGAGCATGCCGGTGGGGCCAGCTTTGCCAAGAACCCCATCTACTTTGATCCGGAAAACATCATTCGGTTGGCCATGGAGGGCGGATGCAACGCCGTGGCTTCCACGTTCGGGGTCCTCGGCGCGATGGCCCGCACGTATGCGCACAAAATTCCCTTCATTGTCAAGATCAACCACAATGAACTGCTGACCATGCCCAACAGCTTCGATCAGATCCTGTACGGCACGGTGGAGCAGGCTTATGAAATGGGCGCGGCCGCAGTGGGGGCGACCATCTACTTCGGCTCGGAGGAGAGCGGCGGGCAGATCGTGGAGATCGCCGAGGCGTTTGCCCGGGCCCATGAGCTGGGCATGGCCACCATTCTCTGGTGCTATCTGCGCAACCCGGCCTTCAAGAAGGATCAGGACTATCATGCCGCCGCGGATCTCACCGGTCAGGCCAACCACCTGGGCGTGACCATCCAGGCGGACATCATCAAGCAAAAACTGCCGGAAAACAACGGCGGATATGCAGCGTTGAACATGGGCGATTCCAGCTACGGCAAGTTCGACAAACGCATTTATACGGAGCTGGCCTCGGACCATCCCATTGATCTGTGCCGCTACCAGGTGGCCAACTGCTACATGGGCAGGATCGGGTTGATCAACAGCGGCGGAGCCTCCGGGGAAAACGACTTTGCAGATGCGGCCATTACCGCGGTCATCAACAAGCGGGCCGGCGGCTCCGGATTGATTTCCGGGCGCAAGGCTTTTCAGCGCCCCCTGGACGAAGGGGTCAAGCTGCTGCACACCATCCAGGACGTCTACCTGGATGCGACGGTAACCATTCCGTGA